Part of the Phycisphaeraceae bacterium genome, TGCGCGCGGCCCTCCTGCGCTTCGGCTTCGAGGAGACCACCGGCGTCGGCCTCGCCGGCGAGCGCGCCGGCGGGATGACCAACCCGAAGAACTGGAACCGCTACACGCAGACCAGCGTCTCCTTCGGCCAGGAAGTCGCGCTGACGCCGGCGCAGCTGGCGCGCGCCTTCAGCGTATTCGCACGCCAGGGCGACGCGTCGGGAACCCTGCCCACCCTGACGCTGCGCGCGGCGGACCGCGGCCCGGGCGCGCACGACGCGCCGGCCAGCATCGTGCAGCGCGCCCTCTCGCCGCGGATCGCCGCCATGACGCGCGACGCGATGGCCGAGATCTTCTCGCGCGCCGACCGCAACATGCGCCAGCGCAAGCTCGAGGACATCACCTTCGACTACCGGCTGTTCGGCAAGTCCGGCACGGCGCAGGTCGCGATCAAGGGCGAACGCGGGTACCTGCCAGACCAGTACATCTCGAGCTTCGTGGGCGCCGGCCCCGTCGAGCGACCGACGCTCGTGTGCGTCGTGACCATCGACGATCCCTCGCCCGAGCTCGTGCGCAAGCGCCAGCACTTCGGGTCCTGGGTCGCGGGCCCGCCGGTGCGCCGGGTGCTCGAACGCTCGCTCCGCTATCTCGACACGCCGACGAGCGAGCAGCCCGCGCAGACCGCCGCGGCCCGCGCCGACTGACGCCGAGTCAGCCGGCCATCTTGTCGATGCCCAGCGAGCGCATCTTCTTGTACAGCGTCGTCCGGTTGATGCCGAGATCCTCCGCGGTCTTCACGCGGTTCCACTCGTTCGCGCGCAGCGCCTTGAGCAGGATGCGCCGCTCGGGTTCCTGCATCGCGACCTCGAGGGGCGTGGGCTCCCAGGGCGTGTCGGGCGCGTCGACGCTCCCGAGCGACTCCACGCCCGCGCCGGCGATCAGACGCGAGGTCGAGTTGTCGAGGACGTGCGCCGGCAGCTCCTCCACGCCGATAGTGGGGCTCGTCGCGAGCACCGCGGCGCGCTCGACGATGTTCTCGAGTTCGCGAACATTGCCCGGGAAGCGATACTGCTGCAGCGCGCGCATCGCGTCGTCGCTGAAGCCGACGATCTGCCGACCCAGCTCCGCCGCGTGCTTCTCGAGGAAGTGCTTCGCGAGCAGCGGGATGTCGCACACGCGCTCGCGCAGGGGGGGCAGGTCGATCCGCACGACGTTGATGCGGTAGTACAGGTCCTGCCGGAACGCCCCGCTCGCGACGAGGTCCTCGAGCGGCTGGTTGCTCGCGAGCACGACGCGGACATCCACCTCGATCGTCTCGTTGCTGCCGACGGGTTCGAACTTGCGCTCCTGCAGCACGCGCAGCAGCTTCAGCTGCATGCCCGGCGACGCGGAGTTGATCTCGTCGAGGAATATCGTCCCCCCGTGGGCCGCGAGGAACTTGCCCTGCTTGTCGGCGTGCGCGCCGGTGAACGACCCCTTGGTGTGGCCGAACAGCTCTGACTCCAGGAGCGTCTCGGGGATCGAGCCGCAGGCCAGCTCGACGAAGGGGCTGTTGCGCCGCGGCGAGAGCGTGTGGATCGCGCGGGCGATGAGCGACTTGCCCGTGCCGCTCTCGCCCGACATGAGCACGGTGGACTTCGTCGGCGCGACGGCGCGGATCAGGTCGTACATCCGCAGCATGCGATGGTCATGCCCGACGATGTTCTCGAGCCCGTACCGCTCGTCGAGCTGGGCGCGCAGGTTCACGTTCTCGGTGAGGATGGCGCGCTGGCGCAGCGAACGCTGCAGCGAGATGCGCAGCTCGTTGTCGACGACGGGCTTGGTCAGATAGTCGGCGGCGCCCGTGCGCACCGCCTCGACCGCCGCCTCGATCGTGCCGTAGCCGGTGAGCATCACCACGACGATGTCGGGGTGCTTCTCGGCGCAGTGCTGCAGGACCTTCATCCCGCCCACGCCGGGCATCGAGACATCGGTGATGACGAGGTCGATCGGGGGGAGGGTCTCGTCGTCGAGCCGCTCGATGGCCTGCGCGCCGCCGGCGGCGATCTCGGGGGCGTACCCCTCTTCGGAGAGGAACGCGCTCAGCGATCGCGCGACGAAAGGATCGTCGTCGACGACGAGGATCTTCGCGCCTGCGCCGCCGGGCTTCGAGCTGGGCTTCTTGGTCGCCATGCGCCGCCTTCAGGTGGTCGGGAGAGGGGACGCAGGCACGCGCACGCGCAGGTGGGCGCCGGAGGCACGCTCGCTGTCGGAGCGTGGGGTGAGCGCGATCTTGCCGCCAAGTTCAAGGACGATGTCGCGCGCGAGGGAAAGACCCACGCCGCTGCCCCCCTCCTTGGTGGAGAAGCCGAAGTCGAAGACGCAGTCGCCGAACACCGCCGGGAAGACGCCGCCCTCGTCGAGGATGTCGACGCCGACATCCGCGAACGCGCTGTCGGAGGGGTACAGGCGCGCGTGCAGCTCGACCGTCCGGCCAGACGCGGACGCCTCGACCGCGTTGCGAAGCCCGTTGCTGACGACGGTGAAGAGCGGGCCGGCGGCGACCTCGGCCAGCGCCGGATCGGCACGCAGCGCGATGGCGACCTTGCGTTCCTCCGCGAGCGGTCGCACCGTCGCGACGGCGTGCTCGACGGCGTCCAGCATCGTCCGGGGAGAGCCGAAGAGCGTGGACATCTGCCCGGCGCCCGGTCGCATCATCGCCTCGACGAGGTCGGACATGCGCTCCAGCGCGTGGCCGATGTGCGCGAGCTGCTCGCTCGCGCCCTCCTGGCTCGCGGCGCCGGGGTTGGCGACGATGCGGCTCCGCGCGAGGTTCAGCCAGCGCAGCGACCCGTCGAGCAGGTTCGCCAGCTCGTGGGCGACGACGGCGTAGCGGTCCGACGCGTGGTCGGACGCGAGGATCGCGTTGCCGGCGGATGGCTGGCCCAGGGCGGCGGCGATGGCGCTGGGGCGGGCCTCGCCGCTGGCGGCCTTGGGCAGACGGGGACGGTCGCGGTCTGGGGGGTTCATCGCTGGGAAGATCGGTCGCCCGGAAAGGGCTCTTTCGCGCGATGTTGCGTTTTCGCAACGCCGGACTGGCCTGCGCGGCCCTGGGCAGGGGGGGCGCGTGTTCCCGGACCTGTTCGGGTTGTGGAGCCGCGCTACCATCCGCCCCATGTCACCCGGACCACTCCGTGGCAAAACCGAAGGTCGTCGCAGCGCCAAGGGCGTGCGAGTCGCGATCGTCGTGAGCCGTTACCACAGCGAGATCACCGACAAGCTCCTCGAGGGCGCGATGGGCGAGTACGTCGCGCGCGGCGGGGCGAAGGGCGACGCCGTGGTGCTCGACGCGCCGGGGTCCTTTGAGGTGCCCATCGTCGCGACCTACGCCGCCACCAGCGGCGCGTTCGACGGGATCGTCGCGCTGGGGTGCATCGTGAAGGGCGAGACCTCGCACGACCACCACCTCGCGACCGCGGTGACGACCCAGATCCTGCGCACGAGCGCCGAGGTCGGCACGCCGATCGGGCTGGGCGTGCTGACGGTCGACACGATCGAGCAGGCGCAGGCCCGCGCCGGCGGCAAGCTCGGCAACAAGGGCGAGGAGGCGATGGCCGCCGTCCTCGACACGCTCGAGTCGCTCGACCAGATCGACGCGCACGCCGACGCGCTGGCCGAAGAGATCGAGCGCCAGGCGGCCAAGATCGCGCCCAAGAAGAAGGGGCGCTGAGCGGGATGTCGAGCCCTCGCAACATCCGGAAGGCGGCGCTGCAGGCGCTCTATCAGCTCGATGTCCGGGGCGACCAGGACACCGGCGAGATCGAGGCGACGCTCGACGAGGACCTGAGCGACAACGATCGTCGCAAGGCGATGGAGCTGGCGCACAGCGCGTTCGCCGGGCGGCGCGAGGCGGACCTTGCGGTGAAGATCCACGCGCCGACCTGGCCGGCGCACCGCCAGCCGGCGATCGATCGCGCGATCATGCGCCTCGCGCACTACGAGATGACCAGCGGGCGCGTCAACCCCAAGATCGCGGTGAACGAGGCGGTCGAGCTCGCGAAGATCTTCAGCACCGAGCGTTCGCCATCGTTCGTCAATGCGGTCCTCGACAAGATCCTGCGCAAGGTGCTGGCCGCCAAGGGCGAGCCGGCCCCCGAAACCCCCGAGATCGAGCTCCCGGCGATCCCACCGGTCGAGCCCGGCGTCGGACCGCTGGAGACCTGAGCCATGGCGCTGTTCTCCAGGGCGGTCGACCGCTTCAAGCAGGGGCTCGCCAAGACGCGCGAAGCCATCCTCGGCGCGACCGAAGCGGTCGCTGAGGCGGGCTCGTCCGCGTTCTCGTGGCTGCGCGGCCGGCGCATCGACGAGGAGACCCTCGACGAGCTGGAGGGGCGCCTCCTGCGCGCCGACATCGGCGTCGCGACGACCACCAGACTCGTCGACCAGCTGCGCGCCGACTACCGCTCCGGCAAAGTCACCAAGGGCGAGGATGTCCTCGACTACCTCAAGCGCGAACTCAAGGCGATGTGGCCCGAGCGCGACCGCTCGCTGCGGTTCGCCGATCCCGGGGCGAAGACCCCTACGGTGATCCTCATCGCCGGCGTCAACGGCGCCGGCAAGACCACCAGCATCGCTAAACTCGCCAAGCGCTTGCGCGACGAGAACCGCACCGTCCTCCTCGCCGCGGGCGACACCTTCCGCGCCGGGGCGGTGAAGCAGCTCGAGATCTGGTCGCAGCGCCTCGGCGTCGAGCTCGTCAAAGGCCAGCAGGGGGGCGACCCGGCGGCGGTCGCCTTCGACGCCTGCGACGCCGCGATGAAGCGCGCCGTCGACGTGCTCATCGTCGACACCGCCGGGCGCCTGCACACGCAGGAACCCCTGATGCGCCAGCTCAGCAAGATCCGCGAGGTCGTCGCCAAACGCGTCCCCGGGGCGCCCCACGAGACGCTCCTCGTCCTCGACGCCACCAGCGGGCAGAACGCGATCCAGCAGGCGCGGATCTTCCACGCGGCGATCCCCCTCAGCGGGCTCATCCTCGCCAAGCTCGACGGGACCGCCAAGGGCGGCGTTGCTGTCGCGATCCGCGAGGCGATCGACATCCCCGTCAAGTTCGTGGGCGTGGGCGAGACGCTCGACGACCTCGAGCCGTTCGACCCCGAGGCCTTCGTCGAGGCGATGTTCGCGTCCTGAGACGCGAAGGGACGCGTTCGGAGGCGAACGACAACGCCCCGCCGTGGGCGGCGGGGCGTCGGGGGAAGTACACCTGGGTGGGCTCGAACCACCAACCTTCGGCTCCGGAGGCCGACGCTCTATCCAATTGAGCTACAGGTGCGGCTTGACGGCGGGCTTTTCCCCGCTTGTGTTCACGGCGGATGGTACGGCGGGCGCCACGCACCGGCAACGCCCCTCGTTCTCGCACAGGTCTGGAGTCGCGCAGTGACGATCGATCCTCCCTCGCTCGGGGAAATCACGGCCTCGGAAGCAACCGCCGCCCGCCTCCACGAGCCCGTCGCGTCGCGCCCCACGCCGGTCTGGGCGGCGCTGCTCTTCACCTTCGTCGCGAACCTGACGGCGGCGGTGGTCGCGATCGGCGCGTTCTTCGTCGCCGAGTCGGCCTTCGGCTTCGACAGCCGCCAGAACCTGCTGCTCGGGCTGGTGATGGGCGTGACCTACATCGTCGGCGCGCTGGGCGTGGGGCCCGCGCTGCGCGCGCTGGCGGCGAGGATCGAGTCCGTCTCTGCAAGGGGCGTGCTGGTCGGGATCCTGCTGGTCATGGGCGCGTGCGCCGCGTCGATGTACCTGGCCCACCCGCGCGTCCTGGGCGCCGACGCGTCGTGGGTCATCTGGCCCGCGATCGGCGTCTACTCCGTCGCGATGGGGGGGCTGTGGCCCATCGTCGAGAGTTATGTCACCGGCGGGCGGCGCGGCGCCGAGCTGCGCAAGGTCGTCGGGTGGTTCAATGTCGTGTGGTCCAGCGGCGTGGTCATCACGAGCTGGGCGATGGCGCCCCTCCTGAAGACGCAGGAGCTGGCGCTGCTGCTCATGCTCATCACGGGCGTCGCCCACCTCGCGACTTGCGCCATGCTGGCGTGGTTCTCGCCCTATCCGGCGAGGGAGTCGCACGAATCACGCGACCACCCGCCGGTCTACGAGCGACTGCTCACCGTCTTCCGCCTGCTCCTGCCCACGAGTTATGTGCTGATGTACACGCTGCTGCCCCTGCTGCCCAGCACGCTCGAGCGCATGGAGATCCCGCGCGATCGCAAGACGCTCGTCCTGTCGGCGTTCATGGTCACACGCGTGATCACTTTCTTCTGGCTCGGACGATGGTCGGGCTGGCACGGGCGCTGGAGCATGCCGATCTGGACGACGCTGGTCATGCTCGTGGGCTTCGCCGTCACCCTGCTCGCGCCGGGCGTCGTCTGGGCGGTCGTCGGGCTCGCGCTCTTCGGGCTGGGGCTCGGGGGGATCTACACCGGGGCGCTCTACTACGTGATGGAGGTCGGCGCCAGCGAGGTCGAGGCCGGCGGGACCCACGAGGCACTCATCGGAGGCGGCTACACCCTCGGCCCGATCCTCGGGCTGCTGGGCATCTGGTGGGCGGGCTTCCGCGACAACCCGGCCGTCACCGAAGAACGGGCCACGGTCGGCCTGGCGCTCATCGTCGCGCTCGCCGGGGCGGCGGTCGCGATGCTCGCCGGCGCGCGGGGCCTCCGCCGCACGCCCGGACGCTGATCAGCCCGCTGCAAAAACAAACAACCCCAGACCTGCATCTCTGCAAGCCTGGGGCGTTGAGTAAGAGGGAAGCCATGATTGAGGTCGGGAGCGTGGCGCGCCAGAAAGGGGGCGCTGCGACGCGGTCGTAGCCCGAACGAAGTCCTTGTTGCACGCTGGGTCGCGGCGAGCCCTCAGCCGCGAACGCGTTTCCATCCCAGCGTAATATACCTGCCGTACATCTATTCGGCAAGACTCTCCTCATCGGTTGCAAGGTTTTGTCAGACACCGCAACCGGGCGGGACGCCCGGAAACCTCGGTCAGCGTCCCGACGAGAATCTGGGGGATTCGCCCGCCACGATCCGGTCGCGTGCCCCCGGCCCGACAAGCTCCGCGACGAAGGCGCGGTAGCGCCCTTCGAGGCCGTCCAGATCGGTCCCGAAGTACGCCATGAAGACCGCCTCACCCAACCCAGAGGAATCCCGGGCAAAGGTCGCGCGCGCCTCCGGCGTCATCGAGGCCCCGACCGCGCGCCCCAGACGCCCGGCCTGCGCGTCGCTCAGCAGCCGCTGCAACGACGCCCGCGAGGCCTCCCCGTTCTGCGAGTGCAGGAAGTGAATCAACGCCCACCCCTGCGCGTAGTACGTCAGCAGGTCCTCGTTCACCGGAGTCAGCAGGTCCTCCGGGGTCGACGCCAGGAACCGGCGCAGCGGCAGCAACCGACCCTCGGCATGGACCTTGCGCAGGTGGTCAAAGCGCTCCACATTCGACCAGGGCAGGAAGACAGGCGTCGCCCCGGCCCACCGGTGCCCCTCCATGTAGGTCGCGACCGATTCCTCGGCCCACGCCGGCAGTCGCTCGCGGAAGGTCGACTGCGTGTACTGGTGCCAGCCCTCGTGCGACGCGATCGCCAGCGTGTCAAAGACGCCGATGTCGAAGAACACCCCTCGGCCGCCGTGCGCGAAGCCGCCCCGGCCCACCCGGCTGATGCTCTGCCCGCGCTGACCCAGGATCTGCAGCGTCAACCGCTGCCACTGCGCGCGCGTGTCCATCAGGAAGGTTTCCATCCGGCGCTCGGGGCGAGGCAGCAGGACCAGGGCCCTCGTGTAGTGGTCCAGCGCCGTCTCGAGAAACGCCGGCATCCGGTCCAGCAGCGTCGGGTTCGTCTCCGTCGTGAAGATGCGGAAGTTCGGCGTCGTGATGATCTGCCCGGGCGCCCCGGCGAACTCCCACGGCTCCACGGACTCGATCACGGCGCGCGGGCCGGCGTCGGCGACGCCCGCACGCACCGGCGTCGTCGCCGGACGCGGCGTGGACGCGCAGCCGCCCGCGAGCAGGGCGAGCGTCAGAGCTGTCAGAGTCACGAGTCGTCGCACGGCGCGCCGCTCCGTCTTGTGAGGGTCAGAGTTTCGACATCGCGTCCGCCGTCGCGTCGCGCTCCGCTTGCTGCGCGGCCAGTTGATCTCGGGTCTGCTGCACGAGGTGCGCAGGCGCGCGATCCGCGTAGCCCGGGTTGGCGAGACGCCCCTCGAGGGCCGCGATCGACTTGTTCAGCTCGGCGAGCTTCGCGTCCAGGCGCGCACGCTCGGCCCCGGCGTCCGTCGCGTCGGCCAGGTCGCTCAGACGGTGCTCCGACGCGTCGAAGGTGAACACGCTCGACGCGCCGGCCGGCGCGTCGCTCTCGATCGCCTTCAGCCCGGCCATCGCCTTCACGAACACCTCGTTCTCGCGCACGAGTTTCGCCAGCGCCTTGTCCCCCCCCAGGTGCAGCGTGACTTGGCGCTTCGGCGGGACGTTCTGGGCCGCGCGCGTCTGGCGGATCGCGTCGACGAGCCCGCGGAGTTTCTCGAAGTCCCGCTCGACGCCCTCGTCGCGAAGGTCGGGGTCGACCAGCGGCCAGGGGGTCGCGCAGAGCAGGCCGCTGCGATGCACTCCCAGCGACAGCCCGGCGATCTCGGCCCGCGGCAGCTCGCGCACGCGCTCGTACAGCGTCTCGGTGATGAAGGGCGCCACCGGGTGCAGCACGCGCAGGATCGAATCGAGCGACGCCCGGAGAATGGTGCGCTGCTCGGCGTCGGCGTCGATGGTGGGCTTGACGCCCTCGAGGTACCAGTCGCAGAAGTCGCGCCACAGGATGTCGTAGAGCGCCTGCGCGTAGTTGCTGAACTCGTACCCGCGCAGCGACGCGTTGACCTGCTCGATCGTGGTCGCGAGGCGCGAGAGCATCCAGCGGTCCAGCAGCGGGCGACGCAGGGGGTTCAGCACGCCCTGCGCGTCCTTCCCGTCGAGCTTCGCGACCGCGAATCGCGAGGCGTTCCACAGCTTGTTGCAGAAGTTGCGACCGAGGTCGAACTTGGGCGAGGTGTTCTTCCCGCTCTTCGCGTCCCGCTCGACGGGCATGCGGACATCCTGCGTCTGCGTGGTCATGTGGCAGAGCGTGAAGCGCATGGCGTCCGCCCCGTGGGTCTCGATGATGTCGAGCGGGTCGACGCCGTTGCCCAGGGACTTGGACATCTTGCGTCCCTCGCCGTCCTGGATCATGGCGTGGATGAAGACATCCTTGAAGGGCGAAGGCCCGGGCTGGTATTTCCCGGAGGCGTCTTTCGTCGCGAGGAAGTAGCGGTTGAACATGACCATGCGCGAGACCCAGAGGGTGATGATCTCGCGCGCGGTGCAGAGGACATTGGTGGGGTTGAAGGCGTCGAGGAGGCCCGCGGTGTCGCCGTTGTCGGCGCCGGGGTTTGGCCAGCCCATGGTGGAGAGGGGCCAGAGGGCGGAGGAGAACCAGGTGTCGAGGACATCAAGGTCTTGCCAGACCCCATTCATCGATTCGAGAGCATTCTGTGCATCAGAGTCATCTGCCGAGCGCACACACCAATGCTTAAGGCCAGCGAAGCGATTCTCGCTGGCGTAACCGATAGGCACATCAAGCAGAATCTCAGTCGAGCCCGCAATTCGACCTTCCTTGGAGAGTTTAGTGATTGCAGTATGGAAATCGGAATGATCCTGATGGCTTCCAATACGGAGCGCAGAGTTCCACACCGGAATCCGATGCCCCCACCACAACTGCCTCGAGATCGGCCAGTCGCGCAGGTTCTCGTGCCAGGTCTGGTAGGTCTTCGCGTAGCGCTCGGGGACGAAGCGCAGTTCGCCCGACAGCAGCGCGCTCTGCGCCAGCCCCGCGAGGGAGAACTCGGGGATGTCCGTGCCGTCGATCAGCGCGCGGAACTCCGCGTCGGTGCGCCCCTCCTTGAACAGCGGGATGGGCTTCTTGATCGCGATGTACCACTGGTCGCTCAGGTACGGCTCGATCGCGGCGTGCGAGCGGTAGGAGTGGCCCACGCTGTGCGAATACGGCTTCTGTGCCTCCAGCAGCCCCGCGTCGCGGAACGCGCTCACGACCGCCTTGCGCGCGTCCTCGCGCGTCATGCCGACGAACTTCTCCGCGTCGCAGCCGGGCCGGTCCCCCCAGCCGTGGTTGCGGCTGATCGTCGCGTCGGGCGCCATCACATTGATGACCGCCAGGTCGTGGCGCTTGCCGATCTGCTCGTCGTTCACATCGTGCGCCGGGGTGACCTTGAGGAACCCGGTCGCGTACTTCGCCTTGGGGTCCTTCTCGGCGGCCTCCGGGTCGGCCTGCATGGCCGCCGGGAGCACGACGTAGTCGTCGGCGACGATCGGGATCACGCGCCCGACGAAGGGGAGTTTCACGAACTTTCCGACGAGCGCCTTCGCGCGCGGGTCGCGCGGGTTCATCGCGACGCCGGTGTCGCCGAGATAGGTCTCGGGGCGCGTGGTCGCGACGGTGATGTGGTCGGTGGTGGCCCCATCGGGCAGCGTGACGCTGATGAGCGCGCCGTTCGCGTCGCACAGCGGGTAGCGGAGGTAATAGAAGAACCCGTCGACCTCGCGCATCTCCACCTCGTCGTCGGCCAGGACGGTCTGGGTGACGGGGTCCCAGTTGACGAGGCGCTTGCCGCGGTAGATGAGGCCGTCCCGGAACAGGCGGAAGAACGCCTCGCGGACGGCCTTGGCGCAGGTCTCGTCCATCGTGAAGCGCTGACGCTCCCAGTCGCAGGAGCAGCCCATCATCTTCAACTGGTCGGTGATGA contains:
- a CDS encoding valine--tRNA ligase; this encodes MTTTSTQPTELPKAYTPSEHEARIRARWDESGVFHAEPGPVLEGQKKPYSIVIPPPNVTAALHLGHGLNNTLQDVLARVHRMMGLETLWMPGTDHAGIATQTVVEKRLINEGKQPRIKWERDAFVAEVQSFKDEYERVITDQLKMMGCSCDWERQRFTMDETCAKAVREAFFRLFRDGLIYRGKRLVNWDPVTQTVLADDEVEMREVDGFFYYLRYPLCDANGALISVTLPDGATTDHITVATTRPETYLGDTGVAMNPRDPRAKALVGKFVKLPFVGRVIPIVADDYVVLPAAMQADPEAAEKDPKAKYATGFLKVTPAHDVNDEQIGKRHDLAVINVMAPDATISRNHGWGDRPGCDAEKFVGMTREDARKAVVSAFRDAGLLEAQKPYSHSVGHSYRSHAAIEPYLSDQWYIAIKKPIPLFKEGRTDAEFRALIDGTDIPEFSLAGLAQSALLSGELRFVPERYAKTYQTWHENLRDWPISRQLWWGHRIPVWNSALRIGSHQDHSDFHTAITKLSKEGRIAGSTEILLDVPIGYASENRFAGLKHWCVRSADDSDAQNALESMNGVWQDLDVLDTWFSSALWPLSTMGWPNPGADNGDTAGLLDAFNPTNVLCTAREIITLWVSRMVMFNRYFLATKDASGKYQPGPSPFKDVFIHAMIQDGEGRKMSKSLGNGVDPLDIIETHGADAMRFTLCHMTTQTQDVRMPVERDAKSGKNTSPKFDLGRNFCNKLWNASRFAVAKLDGKDAQGVLNPLRRPLLDRWMLSRLATTIEQVNASLRGYEFSNYAQALYDILWRDFCDWYLEGVKPTIDADAEQRTILRASLDSILRVLHPVAPFITETLYERVRELPRAEIAGLSLGVHRSGLLCATPWPLVDPDLRDEGVERDFEKLRGLVDAIRQTRAAQNVPPKRQVTLHLGGDKALAKLVRENEVFVKAMAGLKAIESDAPAGASSVFTFDASEHRLSDLADATDAGAERARLDAKLAELNKSIAALEGRLANPGYADRAPAHLVQQTRDQLAAQQAERDATADAMSKL
- a CDS encoding DUF1570 domain-containing protein, encoding MRRLVTLTALTLALLAGGCASTPRPATTPVRAGVADAGPRAVIESVEPWEFAGAPGQIITTPNFRIFTTETNPTLLDRMPAFLETALDHYTRALVLLPRPERRMETFLMDTRAQWQRLTLQILGQRGQSISRVGRGGFAHGGRGVFFDIGVFDTLAIASHEGWHQYTQSTFRERLPAWAEESVATYMEGHRWAGATPVFLPWSNVERFDHLRKVHAEGRLLPLRRFLASTPEDLLTPVNEDLLTYYAQGWALIHFLHSQNGEASRASLQRLLSDAQAGRLGRAVGASMTPEARATFARDSSGLGEAVFMAYFGTDLDGLEGRYRAFVAELVGPGARDRIVAGESPRFSSGR
- a CDS encoding HAMP domain-containing histidine kinase encodes the protein MNPPDRDRPRLPKAASGEARPSAIAAALGQPSAGNAILASDHASDRYAVVAHELANLLDGSLRWLNLARSRIVANPGAASQEGASEQLAHIGHALERMSDLVEAMMRPGAGQMSTLFGSPRTMLDAVEHAVATVRPLAEERKVAIALRADPALAEVAAGPLFTVVSNGLRNAVEASASGRTVELHARLYPSDSAFADVGVDILDEGGVFPAVFGDCVFDFGFSTKEGGSGVGLSLARDIVLELGGKIALTPRSDSERASGAHLRVRVPASPLPTT
- the nusB gene encoding transcription antitermination factor NusB — protein: MSSPRNIRKAALQALYQLDVRGDQDTGEIEATLDEDLSDNDRRKAMELAHSAFAGRREADLAVKIHAPTWPAHRQPAIDRAIMRLAHYEMTSGRVNPKIAVNEAVELAKIFSTERSPSFVNAVLDKILRKVLAAKGEPAPETPEIELPAIPPVEPGVGPLET
- the ftsY gene encoding signal recognition particle-docking protein FtsY, encoding MALFSRAVDRFKQGLAKTREAILGATEAVAEAGSSAFSWLRGRRIDEETLDELEGRLLRADIGVATTTRLVDQLRADYRSGKVTKGEDVLDYLKRELKAMWPERDRSLRFADPGAKTPTVILIAGVNGAGKTTSIAKLAKRLRDENRTVLLAAGDTFRAGAVKQLEIWSQRLGVELVKGQQGGDPAAVAFDACDAAMKRAVDVLIVDTAGRLHTQEPLMRQLSKIREVVAKRVPGAPHETLLVLDATSGQNAIQQARIFHAAIPLSGLILAKLDGTAKGGVAVAIREAIDIPVKFVGVGETLDDLEPFDPEAFVEAMFAS
- a CDS encoding sigma-54-dependent Fis family transcriptional regulator — protein: MATKKPSSKPGGAGAKILVVDDDPFVARSLSAFLSEEGYAPEIAAGGAQAIERLDDETLPPIDLVITDVSMPGVGGMKVLQHCAEKHPDIVVVMLTGYGTIEAAVEAVRTGAADYLTKPVVDNELRISLQRSLRQRAILTENVNLRAQLDERYGLENIVGHDHRMLRMYDLIRAVAPTKSTVLMSGESGTGKSLIARAIHTLSPRRNSPFVELACGSIPETLLESELFGHTKGSFTGAHADKQGKFLAAHGGTIFLDEINSASPGMQLKLLRVLQERKFEPVGSNETIEVDVRVVLASNQPLEDLVASGAFRQDLYYRINVVRIDLPPLRERVCDIPLLAKHFLEKHAAELGRQIVGFSDDAMRALQQYRFPGNVRELENIVERAAVLATSPTIGVEELPAHVLDNSTSRLIAGAGVESLGSVDAPDTPWEPTPLEVAMQEPERRILLKALRANEWNRVKTAEDLGINRTTLYKKMRSLGIDKMAG
- the ribH gene encoding 6,7-dimethyl-8-ribityllumazine synthase gives rise to the protein MSPGPLRGKTEGRRSAKGVRVAIVVSRYHSEITDKLLEGAMGEYVARGGAKGDAVVLDAPGSFEVPIVATYAATSGAFDGIVALGCIVKGETSHDHHLATAVTTQILRTSAEVGTPIGLGVLTVDTIEQAQARAGGKLGNKGEEAMAAVLDTLESLDQIDAHADALAEEIERQAAKIAPKKKGR